TCTTGTTTTCTTGCCATGTTTTATGTTTTTAGTATGGACAGCCCGAAGACTGCCCTTACATACAACGGTTTTTTTTATTTGGGCCAGTTACGAATTGTCCCGTAAATATTACTCTTCTAATCTGATATCCAGTGCTAAACCTTTCAATTCATGCATAAGCACGTTGAAAGATTCTGGCAATCCTGGTTCTGGCATTGGCTCACCTTTAACTATACTTTCGTATGTTTTAGCTCTACCAATTACATCATCAGATTTAACGGTCAATATTTCTCTTAATGTTGCAGATGCTCCATAAGCTTCTAATGCCCAAACTTCCATTTCTCCAAAACGCTGACCACCAAATTGTGCTTTACCACCTAATGGCTGTTGCGTAATTAATGAGTATGGTCCAATAGAACGTGCGTGCATTTTATCGTCCACCATGTGACCTAGTTTCAGCATGTAGATAACACCTACGGTTGCTGGCTGATCAAAACGGTTTCCTGTTCCACCATCATATAGATAGGTATGTCCAAATCTTGGAATTCCAGCCTCATCTGTAAATTCATTAATTTGGTCTAAGGTTGCACCATCAAAAATAGGCGTCGCATACGTACGATTTAATTTCTGACCTGCCCAACCAAGAACAGTTTCATAAATCTGCCCAATGTTCATACGAGATGGTACACCAAGTGGATTTAAAACAATATCAACAGGTGTTCCGTCTTCAAGGAATGGCATATCTTCTTGACGAACAATACGCGCTACAATACCTTTGTTACCATGACGACCTGCCATTTTATCACCAACTTTAAGTTTACGTTTTTTAGCAATGTAAACTTTAGCTAATTTGATAATACCAGCTGGTAATTCATCACCTACAGAAATCGTAAACTTCTCACGACGTAAAGAACCTTGTAAGTCGTTTTCTTTAATTTTGTAGTTATGAATTAAATCGGCTACTAATTTATTTGTATAATCATCAGTAGTCCAAGATCCAGCAGTTAAGTGGGTATAATCATCTACAGCATTTAACATTTTAAGTGTATATTTCTTACCTTTTGGTAGTACTTCTTCACCTAAATCATTAAAAACACCTTGCGCTGTTTTACCAGATACAATAGTGAATAGTTTTTCAACTAAAATATCTTGTAAATCATCAAACTTTTTGAAGTATAACGCTTCTAATGCAGCAATATCTTCTTTATCTTGAGCTCTCTTGCGCTTATCTTTAACGGCACGAGCAAATAATTTTTTATCAATTACTACACCGTGTAATGATGGCGACGCTTTTAATGATGCATCTTTCACATCACCAGCTTTATCACCAAAAATAGCACGTAATAATTTTTCTTCAGGAGTTGGATCTGATTCCCCTTTTGGTGTAATTTTACCAATAAGAATATCACCAGGCTTCACTTCTGCTCCAACACGAATCATACCGTGTTCATCTAAATCTTTAGTTGCTTCTTCTGAAACGTTAGGGATATCATTCGTTAATTCTTCGTTACCTAATTTAGTATCACGAACTTCCAATGAATACTCATCAATATGAATTGATGTAAATACATCATTTCTAACAACTTCTTCAGAAATTACAATAGCATCCTCAAAGTTATACCCTTTCCAAGGCATAAAGGCTACTTTCATATTTCTACCTAAAGCTAATTCTCCCTTTTGTGTTGCATAACCTTCACAAAGAACTTGACCTTTCTTAATTTTATCACCCTTTTGAACAATTGGCTTTAAATTAATGGAAGTTCCTTGGTTGGTTTTTCTGAACTTAACAAGTGGATATGTTTTTGTGTCGCTTTCAAAGCTTACTTTTGCTTCATCTTCAGTTCTATCGTACTTGATAGTAATTTCGTTAGCGTCAACATATTCTACAACACCACTTCCTTCGGCGTTTATTAATACACGCGAATCTGATGCTACTTGTCTTTCTAATCCTGTTCCAACAATTGGTGCTTGCGGACGTAATAATGGTACGGCCTGACGCATCATGTTAGATCCCATTAATGCACGGTTGGCATCATCATGCTCCAAGAATGGAATTAATGAAGCCGAAATAGATGCAATTTGATTTGGCGCTACATCAGTATAGTCAATTTCACTTGGGTCAATTACTGGGAAGTCACCTTCCATCCGCGCAATTACCTTATCATGTAAAATTTTACCATTGTCATCAACCTTAACAGTTGCTTGTGCAATTAATTTATCTTCTTCCTCTTCAGCACTTAAGTACGTAGGGGTGCTCTTAATATCTACAACACCATCTGTAACTTTACGGTAAGGCGTTTCAATGAATCCCATAGAATTCACTTTAGCAAACACAGAAAGTGACGAAATTAAACCAATGTTTGGTCCTTCTGGTGTTTCAATAGGACATAAACGTCCGTAGTGTGTGTAGTGAACGTCACGCACCTCAAACCCTGCTCTTTCACGAGATAAACCACCAGGTCCAAGAGCTGATAAACGACGCTTGTGCGTAATTTCAGCAAGTGGATTGGTTTGATCCATGAATTGCGATAATTGGTTAGTACCAAAGAATGAATTAATAACAGACGATAAAGTCTTGGCATTAATTAAATCGATAGGTGTAAATACTTCGTTGTCACGTACATTCATACGCTCACGAATAGTTCGCGCCATACGTGCTAAACCAACACCAAATTGTTGTGACAATTGCTCACCAACTGTACGTACACGACGGTTAGATAAGTGATCAATATCATCAATCTCTGCTTTAGAGTTGATAAGTTCAATTAAGTATTTAATGATAGTAATTATATCTTCTTTGGTAAGCACTTGCTTATCCATACCAATATCAAGACCTAATTTTTTATTCATTCTATAACGACCTACTTCTCCTAAAGAGTAGCGTTGGTCTGAAAAGAATAATTTGTCAATAATACCACGTGCAGTTTCCTCATCTGGTGGCTCTGCATTACGTAATTGACGGTATATATGTTCAACAGCTTCTTTTTCAGAGTTTGTTGGATCTTTTTGTAAGGTATTATGAATAATTGCGTAATCTCCTTGTTGTGCGCTTTCTTTATGTAAAAGAACGGTTTTCACACTTGTTTCAAGAATTTCTTCAATATTATCTTTATCAAGAACGGTATCTCTATCTAATACAATCTCGTTACGCTCAATTGAAACTACTTCTCCAGTATCTTCATCAACAAAATCCTCATGCCATGTGTTAAGAACACGCGCTGCAAGCTTACGTCCTAATACTTTTTTAAGTCCTGCTTTAGAAACTTTAATTTCTTCAGCAAGGTCAAATATTTCTAAAATATCTTTATCACGTTCAAAACCAATGGCTCT
Above is a window of Bizionia sp. M204 DNA encoding:
- the rpoB gene encoding DNA-directed RNA polymerase subunit beta — translated: MLTKQAERLNFSSIINRTEYPDFMDIQIKSFQDFFQLETKSEERGDEGLYNTFLENFPITDTRNQFVLEFLDYFIDPPRYTIEECIERGLTYSVPLKARLKLYCTDPEHEDFETIVQDVYLGTIPYMTPSGTFCINGAERVVVSQLHRSPGVFFGQSFHANGTKLYSARVIPFKGSWIEFATDINQVMYAYIDRKKKLPVTTLFRAIGFERDKDILEIFDLAEEIKVSKAGLKKVLGRKLAARVLNTWHEDFVDEDTGEVVSIERNEIVLDRDTVLDKDNIEEILETSVKTVLLHKESAQQGDYAIIHNTLQKDPTNSEKEAVEHIYRQLRNAEPPDEETARGIIDKLFFSDQRYSLGEVGRYRMNKKLGLDIGMDKQVLTKEDIITIIKYLIELINSKAEIDDIDHLSNRRVRTVGEQLSQQFGVGLARMARTIRERMNVRDNEVFTPIDLINAKTLSSVINSFFGTNQLSQFMDQTNPLAEITHKRRLSALGPGGLSRERAGFEVRDVHYTHYGRLCPIETPEGPNIGLISSLSVFAKVNSMGFIETPYRKVTDGVVDIKSTPTYLSAEEEEDKLIAQATVKVDDNGKILHDKVIARMEGDFPVIDPSEIDYTDVAPNQIASISASLIPFLEHDDANRALMGSNMMRQAVPLLRPQAPIVGTGLERQVASDSRVLINAEGSGVVEYVDANEITIKYDRTEDEAKVSFESDTKTYPLVKFRKTNQGTSINLKPIVQKGDKIKKGQVLCEGYATQKGELALGRNMKVAFMPWKGYNFEDAIVISEEVVRNDVFTSIHIDEYSLEVRDTKLGNEELTNDIPNVSEEATKDLDEHGMIRVGAEVKPGDILIGKITPKGESDPTPEEKLLRAIFGDKAGDVKDASLKASPSLHGVVIDKKLFARAVKDKRKRAQDKEDIAALEALYFKKFDDLQDILVEKLFTIVSGKTAQGVFNDLGEEVLPKGKKYTLKMLNAVDDYTHLTAGSWTTDDYTNKLVADLIHNYKIKENDLQGSLRREKFTISVGDELPAGIIKLAKVYIAKKRKLKVGDKMAGRHGNKGIVARIVRQEDMPFLEDGTPVDIVLNPLGVPSRMNIGQIYETVLGWAGQKLNRTYATPIFDGATLDQINEFTDEAGIPRFGHTYLYDGGTGNRFDQPATVGVIYMLKLGHMVDDKMHARSIGPYSLITQQPLGGKAQFGGQRFGEMEVWALEAYGASATLREILTVKSDDVIGRAKTYESIVKGEPMPEPGLPESFNVLMHELKGLALDIRLEE